The Miscanthus floridulus cultivar M001 chromosome 7, ASM1932011v1, whole genome shotgun sequence genome includes a region encoding these proteins:
- the LOC136466892 gene encoding ADP,ATP carrier protein ER-ANT1-like, whose translation MRPATSPASVAADFAMGGAAAVVAKTGAAPVERVKLLLQNQAEMLRRGTLTRPYKGIADAFARVLREEGPAALWRGNQANVIRYFPTQAFNFAFRGYFKSFFGYDRDKDGKWKWLAGNVASGSAAGATTSLLLYHLDYARTRLATDAIESRGTKRQFRGLLDVYKKTLTTDGMSGLYRGFSVSIMGITLYRGLYFGIYDSMKPLVLVGPLEGNFFASFALGWAITTFSGACAYPFDTVRRRMMLTSGQPFKYKNGFHAVKLIVSTEGFFTLFRGIGANILSGMAGAGVLSGYDQLQRLASRHGHNFERKMKGALK comes from the exons ATGAGGCCCGCGACGTCACCGGCGAGCGTGGCGGCGGACTTCGCCATGGGCGGCGCGGCCGCCGTGGTGGCCAAGACGGGGGCCGCGCCGGTCGAGCGCGTCAAGCTGCTGCTCCAGAACCAGGCCGAGATGCTGCGCCGGGGCACCCTCACGCGCCCCTACAAGGGCATCGCCGACGCCTTCGCCCGCGTCCTCCGCGAGGAGGGCCCCGCCGCGCTCTGGCGCGGCAACCAGGCCAACGTCATCCGCTACTTCCCCACCCAG GCTTTTAACTTTGCATTCAGGGGCTACTTCAAAAGCTTCTTTGGCTATGACAGGGATAAAGACGGAAAGTGGAAGTGGTTAGCTGGAAATGTAGCCTCTGGCAGTGCTGCAGGAGCTACAACATCATTGCTGCTATACCATCTAGATTATGCAAGAACAAGGCTAGCTACTGATGCAATTGAATCACGGGGAACCAAACGCCAGTTCAGGGGGTTGCTGGATGTTTACAAGAAGACACTTACAACCGATGGCATGTCTGGACTATATCGAGGTTTCAGTGTGTCTATTATGGGAATCACCTTGTACCGGGGTCTATATTTTGGTATCTATGATAGCATGAAGCCTCTAGTTCTAGTAGGCCCATTGGAG GGGAATTTCTTCGCCAGTTTTGCCTTGGGCTGGGCAATAACTACATTCTCTGGGGCCTGTGCCTATCCATTCGACACGGTCCGTCGTAGAATGATGTTGACTTCAGGACAACCATTTAAATACAAGAACGGTTTCCATGCAGTAAAACTGATAGTTTCAACCGAAGGGTTCTTCACATTATTTAGAGGTATTGGTGCAAATATTCTCTCAGGGATGGCAGGAGCTGGAGTTCTTTCTGGGTACGATCAACTCCAACGGTTGGCGAGCAGGCATGGCCACAATTTTGAGCGCAAGATGAAAGGGGCATTGAAATGA